One window of Micromonas commoda chromosome 1, complete sequence genomic DNA carries:
- a CDS encoding predicted protein encodes MAPAPVARVVVAASLATVRAAGGAGGGRGKGGGGGGARGKKSTGGGGTKGSNKGGGTATKKKKASGGSDAAKKKQPEQDEQQQQQQQQTAVRDPPVNRKILEGKFDALVFDDSSKGTDVFAMDAPHVPPAATTLEDRLFFERKGHACIRNVLTQDEARSMAVALIRETRTRTLLAYKHRVSVLCPPGAVDVDAIESEEDAMRAIERYSDEEVGFLQTFNIHRDNYVAGEDDSSNDDSSKNTAVSGDSTSDGIKECAGYIMSRRLARIAAELLGADENEGDRVRLYQSCVFVKPPGFGETNWHSDANMVPLDTNRFVTLWLPLRPLQEDDAALVFASGSHRDFALPYWHTLEGMEDLESRGYDIESYEPLDLGDLTAHAGWCLHWSPPQPEDAPPRHALSVCYFLDGARRLTGREGHLRQVPHEEDEWSYGDWLADVKAGEVARHPALPVVYP; translated from the exons ATGGCGCCggctcccgtcgcgcgcgtcgtcgtcgcggcgtcgctggcgacggtgcgcgcggcgggaggagccggcggcggacgcggcaagggtggcgggggcgggggcgcgcgcggtaaAAAAAGcacgggcggaggcgggacGAAAGGGAGCAACAAGGGTGGCGGCaccgcgacgaagaagaagaaggcctCGGGCGGatcggacgccgccaagaagaaaCAGCCCGAGCAGGacgagcagcagcagcagcagcagcagcagacGGCGGTCCGCGACCCGCCCGTCAACAGGAAGATCCTCGAGGGCAAgttcgacgccctcgtcttTGACGATTCCTCAAAGGGAACCGACGTCTTCGCCATGGACGCCCCGCacgtcccgcccgccgccaccaccctGGAAGACCGCCTGTTCTTCGAGCGGAAAGGTCACGCGTGCATCCGAAACGTGTTGACGCAAGACGAGGCGCGTTcgatggcggtggcgctcatTCGAGAAACCCGAACCAGAACGCTGTTAGCGTATAAGCATCGAGTGTCCGTGCTGtgcccgccgggcgcggtggacgtcgacgccatcgaaAGCGAGGAGGATGCGATGCGAGCCATCGAGAGGtactccgacgaggaggttggGTTTTTGCAGACGTTTAACATCCACAGGGACAACTACGTAGCCGGCGAAGATGATTCTTCGAATGATGATTCTTCGAAaaacacagctgtgtcggGAGATTCAACATCGGATGGGATCAAGGAATGCGCGGGGTACATCATGAGCAGGAGGCTCGCgcggatcgccgccgagttactcggcgcggacgagaacGAGGGCGATCGCGTGCGTTTGTACCAGTCGTGCGTCTTCGTCAAACCTCCGGGTTTCGGAGAGACGAATTGGCACTCAGACGCCAACATGGTACCGCTCGACACCAAcag GTTCGTCACCCTCTGGCTGCCACTGAGGCCGCTGCAggaagacgacgccgcgctggtgttTGCCAGCGGGAGCCACAGAGACTTTGCGCTCCCGTACTGGCACACGCTGGAGGGGATGGAGGATCTGGAATCGCGCG GATACGACATCGAGTCGTACGAGCCGTTGGACCTCGGAGACCTCACCGCACACGCCGGGTGGTGCCTGCACTGGTCCCCGCCGCagcccgaggacgcgccgccgcggcacgcGCTGAGCGTGTGCTACTTTTTGGACGGCGCCAGGCGGTTGACGGGACGGGAAGGGCACCTGAGGCAGGTGCCgcacgaggaggacgagtg GAGCTACGGGGACtggctcgccgacgtcaagGCTGGGGAGGTGGCGAGGCACCCGGCGTTGCCGGTGGTGTACCCTTGA